Proteins co-encoded in one Novosphingobium sp. PP1Y genomic window:
- the fliL gene encoding flagellar basal body-associated protein FliL: MSKSGKEEKPAKSKGKLGLILGAVGLLAVGGGGMFGLVQAGVIGGGHHEAKQDNNPKLIRKGEVDPYAPVSDKKEEGGAAEVDGEGGDEYRTAYYTFSEEFTSNLKNSDAMVQMALACSTRRDGRVLMWLKKHELAIRSQLLTIIADTPEENVYTMAGKEQLQKRMTAAINKVLTQKEGFGGVDAVYFRSFIVQ; this comes from the coding sequence ATGAGCAAATCCGGCAAGGAAGAAAAGCCAGCCAAGAGCAAGGGCAAGCTCGGCCTGATCCTGGGCGCGGTGGGCCTTCTGGCCGTGGGCGGCGGCGGCATGTTCGGCCTGGTGCAGGCCGGCGTGATCGGCGGCGGCCATCACGAAGCCAAGCAGGACAACAATCCCAAGCTGATCCGCAAGGGCGAAGTCGACCCTTACGCGCCGGTCAGCGACAAGAAGGAGGAAGGCGGCGCCGCGGAAGTCGATGGCGAAGGCGGCGACGAATATCGCACCGCCTACTACACCTTCTCCGAGGAATTCACCTCGAACCTCAAGAACTCCGACGCGATGGTGCAGATGGCACTGGCCTGCTCCACCCGCCGCGACGGCCGCGTGCTGATGTGGCTGAAGAAGCATGAACTGGCGATCCGCTCCCAGCTTCTCACCATCATCGCCGATACACCCGAAGAGAACGTCTACACGATGGCCGGCAAGGAACAGCTGCAGAAGCGCATGACCGCCGCGATCAACAAGGTCCTCACCCAGAAGGAAGGCTTCGGCGGCGTCGACGCCGTCTACTTCCGCAGCTTCATCGTCCAGTGA
- a CDS encoding FliM/FliN family flagellar motor switch protein, translating into MKARHCKELLGTGPSIGELVPALSLIGERLARALASGLARLSGGDAPVVRVGMPLDGTLGSIQSELEGLASHTLLAVGAESRPMLAVFEAAPVFRLVDRAFGGRGDVPDPLPDTFPLSAELLIARIEGTVADALSIAFGGEAKHAVRTVRRETSLRQLAPFDRNEELLLLSLEVEETGCEPWSMLLAFPQTTLSALVTVPRHPRKARMMQAAPDPASEPFASMPLQVKAVLVDMTMGFSRLSSLKPGDILPVAVARSVPLKVGDQTVANGTIGELDDRVAVQVSHAF; encoded by the coding sequence ATGAAAGCCCGCCACTGCAAGGAACTGCTGGGGACCGGTCCGTCGATCGGCGAGCTCGTCCCGGCTCTCTCGCTGATCGGCGAGCGGCTTGCGCGGGCGCTCGCCTCGGGCCTTGCCCGCCTCTCGGGCGGCGATGCCCCGGTCGTGCGCGTCGGCATGCCGCTCGACGGCACGCTGGGCTCCATCCAGTCGGAACTGGAAGGCCTTGCCTCGCACACGCTCCTTGCGGTGGGTGCGGAATCCCGGCCAATGCTGGCCGTCTTCGAGGCCGCGCCGGTCTTCCGCCTCGTCGACCGTGCCTTCGGCGGACGCGGCGACGTGCCGGACCCGCTGCCCGATACCTTCCCGCTTTCTGCCGAACTGCTGATCGCGCGCATCGAGGGCACCGTTGCCGATGCCCTCTCGATCGCTTTTGGCGGCGAAGCGAAGCACGCGGTGCGCACCGTGCGCCGCGAGACCAGCCTGCGCCAGCTTGCACCGTTCGACCGCAACGAGGAGCTGCTGCTCCTTTCGCTCGAAGTCGAGGAAACCGGCTGCGAGCCCTGGTCGATGCTGCTCGCTTTCCCGCAGACGACGCTTTCGGCACTCGTCACCGTGCCGCGCCACCCGCGCAAGGCGCGCATGATGCAGGCCGCGCCCGATCCAGCGTCGGAGCCCTTCGCTTCGATGCCGCTGCAGGTGAAGGCCGTCCTCGTCGACATGACGATGGGCTTTTCGCGCCTGTCCAGCCTCAAGCCCGGCGACATCCTGCCGGTGGCAGTGGCGCGCAGCGTTCCTCTCAAGGTGGGCGACCAGACCGTCGCCAACGGCACTATCGGTGAACTCGACGATCGCGTCGCGGTTCAGGTTTCCCACGCATTCTGA